One genomic segment of Musa acuminata AAA Group cultivar baxijiao unplaced genomic scaffold, Cavendish_Baxijiao_AAA HiC_scaffold_1100, whole genome shotgun sequence includes these proteins:
- the LOC135666433 gene encoding carotenoid cleavage dioxygenase 8 homolog B, chloroplastic-like, which yields MASTLFFLPSPKTTASPSNRLSVPGFRPPRLHSLRWRAAVSVRASIATKPRPTVVPFDPAVETKQDVGSGRKLAAWTSIRQERWEGELVVEGEIPLWLKGTYLRNGPGIWNIDDYNFRHLFDGYATLVRVCFEHGGVTASHRQIESEAYKAAMTNRRLCYREFSEAPKPTSFLAYVGELASLFSGASLTDNSNTGVVRLGDGRVVCLTETVKGSVQIDPDTLDTVGRFVYEDNLGGLIHSAHPIVTESEFLTLLPDLVRPGYLVVRMEPGSNERKVVGRVNCRGGPAPGWVHSFAVTDRYVVVPEMPLRYCVHNLLRAEPTPLYKFEWHPESGSYMHVMSKATGKIVASVEVPPFLTFHFINAYEEVDENGRVTGIIADCCEHNADTSILDILRLQNLRSFTGLDVLPDARVGRFRIPLDGSTRGELLAALDPEEHGRGMDMCSINPAYLGKKYRYAYACGARRPCNFPNTLAKIDLVEKKAKNWHEDGAVPSEPFFVARPGATEEDDGVVISIVSDKNGEGYALMLDGATFEEIARAKFPYGLPYGLHGCWVPKM from the exons ATGGCTTCCACCTTATTCTTCCTCCCTTCACCTAAAACCACTGCTTCCCCCTCCAACAGACTCTCCGTTCCTGGGTTTCGTCCTCCGAGACTTCACTCGCTTAGATGGCGAGCGGCAGTTTCCGTCAGGGCCAGCATCGCCACCAAACCACGGCCCACGGTCGTCCCCTTTGACCCCGCCGTCGAGACCAAACAGGACGTCGGCAGCGGCCGGAAGCTGGCGGCGTGGACCAGCATCCGACAGGAGCGGTGGGAAGGGGAGCTGGTCGTGGAGGGAGAGATCCCACTGTGGCTG AAGGGCACGTACCTGAGGAACGGCCCGGGCATATGGAACATCGACGACTACAACTTCCGCCACCTCTTCGACGGCTACGCCACCCTCGTCCGCGTCTGTTTTGAGCACGGCGGCGTCACGGCCTCGCACCGACAGATCGAGTCCGAGGCGTACAAAGCCGCCATGACGAACCGGCGGCTCTGCTACCGCGAGTTCTCCGAGGCCCCCAAACCTACCAGCTTCCTCGCCTACGTGGGCGAACTCGCAAGCCTCTTCTCCGGTGCGTCCCTCACCGACAACTCCAACACCGGCGTGGTCAGGCTCGGGGACGGCCGCGTGGTGTGCCTCACCGAGACCGTCAAGGGCTCCGTGCAGATCGACCCTGACACGCTCGACACCGTAGGGAGGTTCGTGTACGAAGACAACTTGGGCGGGCTAATACATTCAGCGCATCCGATAGTGACCGAGTCGGAGTTCCTGACGCTGTTGCCGGACTTGGTGAGGCCGGGTTACCTGGTGGTGAGGATGGAGCCCGGCAGCAACGAGCGGAAGGTGGTGGGGAGGGTGAATTGCCGGGGCGGGCCGGCTCCCGGGTGGGTGCACTCCTTCGCTGTCACGGACCGCTACGTGGTGGTGCCGGAGATGCCGCTGAGGTACTGCGTGCACAACCTGCTGAGGGCTGAGCCCACGCCGCTGTACAAGTTCGAGTGGCACCCCGAGTCCGGCAGTTACATGCACGTCATGTCCAAGGCCACCGGAAAGATC GTGGCCAGCGTTGAAGTCCCTCCGTTTCTGACCTTCCATTTCATCAATGCATACGAGGAGGTAGACGAAAACGGAAGAGTCACCGGAATCATAGCCGATTGCTGTGAGCACAACGCCGACACCAGCATCCTGGACATACTTCGCCTCCAAAATCTGAGATCGTTTACTGGTCTGGACGTACTACCTGATGCTAG GGTGGGAAGGTTTAGGATCCCCTTGGATGGGAGCACGAGAGGAGAGTTGCTTGCAGCACTGGACCCAGAGGAGCACGGGAGGGGAATGGACATGTGCAGCATCAACCCAGCCTATCTGGGGAAGAAGTACAGATACGCCTACGCCTGTGGAGCCAGACGCCCCTGCAACTTCCCCAACACCCTCGCCAAG ATCGACTTGGTGGAGAAGAAGGCAAAGAACTGGCACGAGGACGGTGCGGTGCCTTCCGAGCCATTCTTCGTGGCACGGCCAGGGGCCACCGAAGAGGATGATG GTGTCGTGATCTCCATAGTGAGTGACAAAAATGGAGAAGGGTACGCACTGATGTTGGACGGAGCCACCTTCGAGGAGATCGCACGAGCCAAGTTCCCCTACGGACTCCCCTATGGCTTGCACGGATGCTGGGTTCCGAAGATGTAA
- the LOC135666434 gene encoding protein unc-13 homolog: MARVLGGGSLGDSKRESNGSSSLRIFSSTAAADLPSPFGQLGVALSDRELRETAYEIFVAACRTTGAKSLAYAPQAERSPSLSPSSASPLQRSLTSAAASKMKKTLGIRPSSKKGSPSKSAKKPATVGELMRVQMRVSEQTDSRIRKGLVRIAAGQLGRRVESMVLPLELLQQFKTSDFPDQQEYEAWKTRNLNVLEAGLLVHPLLPLEKSDTASQRLRQIIRGASGKPIETGRNSESMQVLRSAVMSIACRSPDGSSDFCHWADGFPLNLHLYQMLLEACFDDSEDGSIIDEIDEVLELIKKTWVILGINQILHNLCFAWVLFHCFVTTGEADIDLLFAADNQIAEVAKDAKATKDPDYSKILSSTLSSILGWTEKRLLAYHDTFSASNIEFFQGIISLGVSAAKILVEDISNEYRRKRREESDVARSRVDTYIRSSLRTAFAQRMEQADSRRSSKNHNTPTPVLSILAKDIGELARKEKELFSPILKKWHPLAAGVAVATLHSCYGSELRQFISSATEVTPDTVEVLKAADKLEKALVHIAVEDSVDSEDGGKSLIREMPPYEADIAIANLVKVWIKTREERLKEWVDRNLQQENWNPRANMENCAPSATEALQIINETLDAFFQLPIQMHAMLLPDLSIELDKSLQRYALKVKSGCGTRGSFVPPFPALTRCDIGSKLWKKKEKLQNLPKRGSQVRSTNGDISFGLPQLCVRMNSLHYIWTELENLEKKIKTCLRNLESAQADIANGLQISFEMTVAACHEGILQLCETTAYKVIFHDMSHVLWDALYVGGTASSRIDPFIKEAAHILETISNTVHSRVRNRVVTAMMKASFDGFLLVLLAGGPSRAFSRQDSEIIEVDFRSLKDMYLADGDGLPQELVEKAASQVKNVLPLFHTDTENLIERFKRLITETYGAASKSRYPLPPTSGNWNPTEANTVLRVLCHRHDEAATRFLKKTYNLPKKL, translated from the exons ATGGCTCGGGTTTTAGGAGGAGGAAGTCTCGGCGACTCCAAGAGGGAGAGCAACGGCAGCTCCTCCCTCCGCATTTTCTCCTCCACTGCCGCCGCCGACCTGCCCTCGCCTTTCGGTCAGTTGGGCGTCGCCCTTTCCGATCGTGAGCTCCGGGAGACCGCCTACGAGATCTTCGTCGCTGCATGCCGCACCACCGGCGCCAAGTCCCTCGCCTACGCCCCCCAGGCCGAGCGCTCGCCCTCGCTCTCCCCGTCGTCGGCCTCGCCGCTGCAGAGGTCGCTGACTTCCGCCGCCGCGAGCAAGATGAAGAAGACCCTGGGGATCAGGCCGTCGTCCAAGAAGGGAAGCCCGTCCAAGTCCGCGAAGAAGCCTGCCACCGTAGGAGAACTGATGAGGGTCCAGATGAGGGTCTCCGAGCAGACGGATTCCCGGATCCGGAAGGGTTTGGTCCGGATTGCTGCAGGGCAG CTAGGGAGGCGTGTGGAATCGATGGTTCTGCCTTTAGAGTTACTGCAGCAATTCAAGACTTCAGATTTTCCTGATCAGCAAGAATATGAAGCCTGGAAGACTAGAAACTTAAATGTTCTTGAGGCTGGATTACTCGTGCACCCTCTTCTTCCATTAGAGAAATCAGATACTGCATCGCAACGACTTAGACAGATTATACGTGGAGCTTCAGGGAAGCCAATTGAAACAGGAAGAAATTCAGAGTCGATGCAAGTGCTTCGTAGTGCCGTGATGTCCATTGCTTGTAGATCTCCTGACGGATCTTCAGATTTTTGCCACTGGGCTGATGGCTTTCCACTAAATCTCCACCTGTACCAAATGTTATTGGAAGCTTGTTTTGATGACAGTGAGGATGGATCAATAATTGATGAAATTGATGAGGTTCTAGAGTTGATAAAGAAGACTTGGGTTATCCTTGGCATAAACCAGATACTTCACAATCTTTGCTTTGCTTGGGTTTTGTTTCACTGCTTTGTTACTACTGGTGAAGCAGACATTGATTTGCTGTTTGCAGCTGATAACCAGATCGCTGAAGTTGCAAAGGATGCCAAAGCAACAAAAGATCCAGATTATTCAAAGATATTGAGTTCAACTTTGAGCTCAATATTGGGGTGGACAGAGAAAAGACTTCTCGCTTACCATGACACCTTCAGTGCTAGTAATATTGAATTTTTTCAAGGTATCATATCCCTAGGAGTATCAGCTGCCAAGATACTAGTGGAAGACATTTCTAATGAATATCGTCGTAAGAGGAGAGAAGAATCTGATGTAGCTCGCAGCAGGGTTGATACATATATTCGGTCTTCACTCCGTACTGCTTTTGCTCAG AGAATGGAACAAGCAGACAGCAGGAGATCATCAAAGAACCATAATACTCCTACTCCTGTTCTTTCCATCCTGGCAAAGGACATCGGTGAACTagcaagaaaagagaaagagttgttcAGTCCAATATTAAAGAAGTGGCATCCCCTTGCTGCAGGTGTTGCTGTTGCTACCCTTCATTCTTGTTATGGAAGTGAACTGAGGCAGTTCATATCAAGCGCCACAGAAGTAACACCAGATACAGTTGAAGTGCTTAAAGCTGCAGACAAATTAGAGAAAGCTCTCGTGCATATTGCTGTTGAAGATTCTGTTGATAGCGAGGATGGGGGTAAGTCACTAATTCGAGAAATGCCGCCTTATGAGGCTGATATTGCAATTGCCAATCTTGTAAAGGTCTGGATTAAGACAAGAGAAGAGAGACTAAAGGAGTGGGTTGATCGGAACTTGCAGCAAGAG AATTGGAACCCAAGGGCAAACATGGAAAATTGTGCTCCTTCTGCAACTGAAGCTCTACAGATAATTAATGAGACTTTAGATGCATTCTTTCAGCTGCCTATACAGATGCATGCAATGTTGCTTCCTGACTTATCGATAGAACTTGATAAAAGTCTGCAACGTTACGCATTGAAGGTGAAGTCTGGATGTG GAACACGAGGTAGTTTTGTTCCTCCATTTCCAGCATTAACAAGATGTGATATTGGGTCAAAACTATGGAAGAAAAAAGAGAAGTTGCAGAATTTACCAAAAAGGGGATCTCAAGTTCGATCGACAAATGGAGATATTTCTTTTGGTCTTCCACAGCTATGCGTACGCATGAATTCACTTCACTATATATGGACAGAGTTGGAGAACctggagaagaaaataaaaacttgTTTGAGGAATTTGGAATCAGCTCAGGCAGATATAGCAAATGGGTTGCAGATCAGCTTTGAAATGACTGTAGCTGCTTGTCATGAAGGAATTTTGCAACTATGCGAGACAACAGCATACAAGgtgatctttcatgacatgagtcATGTTCTATGGGATGCCTTATACGTTGGTGGCACTGCTTCTTCTAGAATCGATCCTTTTATAAAGGAAGCCGCCCATATTCTTGAGACGATATCAAATACTGTGCACAGCAGGGTGAGGAATCGTGTTGTAACTGCAATGATGAAAGCTTCTTTTGACGGGTTTTTGCTAGTTCTTCTTGCCGGTGGACCATCTCGTGCATTCTCTCGCCAAGATTCAGAGATAATAGAGGTGGATTTTAGGTCACTCAAGGACATGTACCTGGCAGACGGGGATGGGTTGCCCCAAGAACTGGTCGAAAAGGCTGCATCACAAGTAAAAAACGTGCTGCCGCTATTTCACACTGATACTGAGAACCTCATTGAGCGGTTTAAACGTTTGATCACAGAAACGTATGGTGCTGCATCCAAATCCAGGTACCCATTGCCTCCGACATCGGGGAATTGGAACCCCACCGAGGCCAATACAGTTTTACGGGTGTTGTGCCACCGACATGATGAGGCTGCCACTAGGTTTCTAAAGAAAACTTACAACCTCCCTAAGAAGCTGTAG